The Candidatus Omnitrophota bacterium genome window below encodes:
- a CDS encoding RNA polymerase sigma factor RpoD/SigA yields the protein MTDSVKAYLKDIRHIPLLTAKSEIELAKRIKKGEVEARNEMIRSNLRLVISIAKRYMNLGIPFNDLIEEGNIGLMRAVDKFDPRKGFRFSTYAAWWIKQGISRSIIDQGKMIRIPVYMNEEIFKCKKVTEALTHKLKRKPRAGEIAKKLKVSVDKVRELNNWITKMSSLEAPIGEDGEGQVKDMIEDDSLAAPDEELDEFFNKERAADLLKMMSEREREILEMRFGITDGTSRTLAEIAKKMGVSRERIRQVEAAALKKLRKILKQQERVKKIEE from the coding sequence ATGACCGATTCCGTAAAGGCATATCTTAAAGACATCAGGCATATTCCGCTTTTGACGGCGAAAAGTGAGATCGAACTCGCCAAACGGATCAAGAAAGGCGAGGTGGAGGCTCGAAACGAGATGATCCGTTCGAACCTTCGCCTCGTCATTAGTATTGCCAAAAGGTATATGAATTTAGGTATCCCTTTTAACGATCTTATTGAAGAAGGAAATATCGGATTGATGCGCGCGGTGGATAAATTTGATCCCAGAAAAGGGTTTCGATTTTCCACGTACGCGGCCTGGTGGATCAAGCAGGGGATTTCCCGCTCCATTATTGATCAGGGAAAGATGATCCGCATTCCGGTTTATATGAATGAAGAAATATTCAAATGCAAAAAAGTGACCGAGGCGTTGACGCACAAATTAAAACGCAAGCCGCGCGCCGGGGAGATCGCTAAAAAACTTAAAGTGAGCGTTGATAAAGTGCGCGAACTTAATAACTGGATCACCAAGATGTCAAGCTTGGAGGCGCCCATCGGCGAAGACGGTGAAGGCCAAGTCAAAGATATGATCGAAGATGACAGCCTGGCCGCGCCCGATGAAGAGCTGGACGAATTTTTTAACAAAGAGCGCGCCGCGGATTTACTGAAGATGATGAGCGAACGCGAGCGAGAGATCCTGGAGATGAGATTCGGCATTACCGACGGGACAAGCCGTACCTTAGCCGAAATCGCCAAAAAAATGGGTGTTTCGCGCGAACGCATTCGGCAGGTGGAAGCCGCTGCCTTAAAAAAATTACGCAAAATCCTTAAACAACAAGAAAGGGTAAAGAAAATTGAAGAATAA
- a CDS encoding substrate-binding domain-containing protein yields the protein MKNKKRNQTFALVVPRFEDIFHSFYAGEIIKGVGLAASRLKVDILMHITDRFDHHEWMDSAMMDEDYVDGIIFADINNDVTMLRRVINKGMPYVVLNNTFVEPINCISIDNKKAAIQVVEYLIRMGHKNIATIAGDLSTQAGKQRLEGYKEALTLHGIKLMEEYLTTGDFLRTPARKSAEKLLKLKNRPTAIFAASDVMALEVIDEARAQKIKVPEELSVVGFDDNPLNVYSPIKLSTVAQPLVEMGRLGVEQLGQIIARTVKIPLKTTLGTKFMERDSTAVLPNADFNK from the coding sequence TTGAAGAATAAAAAAAGAAATCAAACCTTTGCCTTGGTGGTGCCCCGATTTGAAGATATCTTTCATTCATTTTACGCCGGAGAGATCATTAAAGGCGTTGGCCTGGCCGCCAGCCGTCTTAAGGTCGACATCTTGATGCATATCACCGATCGTTTTGATCATCACGAGTGGATGGATTCAGCCATGATGGATGAAGATTATGTGGACGGGATTATTTTCGCGGATATCAATAATGATGTCACGATGTTGCGGCGGGTGATCAACAAGGGTATGCCGTATGTTGTCCTTAATAATACTTTCGTTGAGCCGATCAACTGTATTTCCATTGATAATAAAAAAGCCGCTATTCAGGTTGTGGAATATTTGATCCGCATGGGACATAAAAATATCGCGACCATTGCCGGAGACCTTTCGACGCAAGCCGGAAAACAGCGTTTGGAAGGATATAAGGAAGCCTTGACGCTTCACGGCATAAAGTTGATGGAAGAATATTTAACCACCGGAGATTTTTTAAGGACTCCCGCGCGCAAATCTGCCGAAAAACTCCTTAAGCTTAAAAACCGTCCCACCGCTATTTTTGCCGCCTCCGATGTTATGGCGCTGGAAGTTATCGATGAAGCCAGGGCGCAAAAGATCAAGGTCCCCGAAGAGCTTTCTGTGGTCGGTTTTGATGACAATCCGCTAAACGTCTATAGCCCTATCAAGCTGTCAACGGTGGCACAGCCTCTAGTCGAGATGGGCCGTTTGGGTGTTGAACAATTAGGCCAGATCATCGCCCGGACCGTTAAAATTCCCTTAAAGACAACTTTGGGAACTAAATTCATGGAGCGCGATTCGACCGCTGTTTTGCCAAACGCAGATTTTAATAAATAG
- a CDS encoding adenine phosphoribosyltransferase, with protein MRKSELKKCIRDIPDFPKPGIIFKDITTLLQNKDAFKKSIDLMAKQFKNESIDCVVAVESRGFIFGAALAYKLKTGFVPVRKKGKLPFKTKSMTYQLEYGTDSLEIHEDAVTPQSKVLVVDDLLATGGTVKAVTDLLKEQGAQIVGIAFLVELGFLKGKEKLKEFPIYSLIRF; from the coding sequence ATGCGTAAATCTGAACTTAAAAAATGCATTCGCGATATTCCTGATTTTCCCAAGCCCGGAATTATTTTTAAAGACATCACCACGCTTCTTCAAAACAAAGACGCCTTCAAAAAATCCATCGATCTGATGGCTAAACAGTTTAAGAATGAAAGCATTGATTGCGTGGTGGCGGTTGAATCCAGAGGATTTATTTTTGGAGCGGCTTTAGCGTATAAGCTAAAAACTGGTTTTGTCCCGGTGCGCAAAAAAGGAAAACTTCCCTTTAAAACAAAAAGCATGACGTATCAATTAGAATACGGCACAGATTCTTTGGAGATCCATGAAGATGCCGTTACGCCGCAATCAAAGGTTTTGGTTGTGGATGATCTTTTGGCGACCGGAGGAACGGTTAAAGCGGTCACGGATCTTTTAAAAGAGCAGGGCGCTCAAATTGTCGGCATCGCTTTTCTTGTTGAATTGGGTTTTTTAAAAGGCAAAGAGAAGCTAAAAGAATTTCCCATCTATTCTCTAATAAGGTTTTAA